The sequence CGCGAAAAaacccacataatagcacaattggataGGAGACTTTAAAACGgcggccatctcctccggcgccatttttCACATCTTCATAACTGTAAATGTATCACTTGTATTCCAAAACCATTAAGCCATTTAGAACACACCGGGGTGTCAAGAAATCACTCACTTGATTTCTAACGGACATGGGAAATGATATAACAACCATTGTTGGGTGCCATTCATTTTGGGCCCTATGAAGCTAATGTTAATCAGAGACTGATTTAGTTGGAACAAACTAAATAACCCTACAAATACACTTAAAAAATGGTATGGGGCAACCAACAACAGACAATGTAAGTAGATCATATTTTGAATAAACTAGTAAGGAGGTTTCAGGCCTGTACTTTTTGTGGATTGTCAAGGTTTCACAAGAAAATGTAAATCATGCTGTCTATGGGAAGCtttcaattgcatactcctcttgttctctctcctcgtctccttctcaaaacccattggataagaaagccagaggtccctcccctctgaccttcacCTCCAATGGGTTTGAGAAAGAGATgaggagagcggagagaggaagaaagaaataTGCAATTGAGACCTTCCctaagacatcaaactatgagaGACATTTAAAGCAATTTGATGATTCCTATGACGAATGCCATCATGTGATATCTTTGATCATGGTTATAACAGTCTGAGTTGAAGAATGACTCCACATTTTAAAATGCATAGGCACCACCTCATTTCATATTATTTGGTGCCTATCTTTCCTATTTCATCGCGATTACAGTATAAAGATCGATCAACACCACAGATGGCGTGAGACATGGACTCATCTTGACATTAGACTTTTATTGATCTGTGAAAATGTGTCTGAAATTGATGAAATTATTTCCAATATCCATCTTCAACATTGGTCTGATTTGGTAAAAGAATGTTATTTTGCCCAGTTTACACTCTAgtagtctttctttctttctttctttctttctttctttctttctttctttctttctttctttctttctttctttctttctttctttctttctttctttctttctttctttctttctttctttctttctttctttctttctttctttctttctttttctttctttctttctttctttctaattCCCTGGATTCTCAAATACTAACACAAAAactaggggtggtaggtagcggTTAagagggccagtaaccgaaagttcactggttcaaatccctgagctgactaggtgaaaaatctgtctgtgcccttgagcaaggcacttaacccttatTGCTCAAGTAAGTCgctctgctgaatgactaaaatgtagaagTAATTGTTATACATCTCATATGTAGGCCTATGCATTATGTCTGGTGTATTTGGCCATCTCTTCACATTAAAGATATGATATCACTGTGTTTGTTGTATGATGACCTAGATGTAGGCCTAATtgttcctcttctctccatcttccaAACCCATGTTTAGTTTGTGGATATCACAAAACAAGACAGATTTAAAATGTATAGAATGAGACATACCCATTTCTATTTAGGTCTGGGATGCTGATTAGAACAATGTTGATGAACTGACAAAAAAACCCACATTTTATTGTCCAAATTAGTTCACAGCACCCTCTAGTGATTTTGTTCTGCACCAAATATAGCCTGGAATCCACACTGAATATCACTCTGTTCCACTATTGTTTCCCTTCACTGATTCAGTCTGGAAATTCTCCAGTCGAGGCACTTGATCAGCATCCTCTCATAAACTATGGGCGGGTTTAGCCCACATGGCTTCTGCTGATAGGTTGAAGATCATGTTGCATAGCTCCCTTCATCAGATGAGATTCATTTCGGTGCCATACAGGTTGAATCAATTACATAAAACAATACTACAAAGGATGCAAATACAAATGCAAACTGAGAATGTGTCAGGAAGAGTGGTGGAAAGTGTAGTTTACAAATTGAAAAAATTATTCACATAATTTATTTGATATTTTATGAGAAAAGTGGTATTCCAGCCAACAGTTTTCGAACAAACCAAAGTAAAAATGAAAATACTGTATATGGAGGAAATTGTATTTGTTAATTAAACATATTAAAGGTTAAATATTCATTTTTGTGGTAATTCTGGTGACTTGAAACACAATCACATAAATTGACTAATcaattaataatatatatatataccctttacagatagaaacagaggaggagacaggcaaGTGGGACAACAGTAGACAGGGTGGACACAGGGATTGATCCCTGGTCTCCGATGCAGAGCAGTATACGACTGGCCATGAGAGTTACTGCTAGACCACAGGCTCTACATGTCAAGGAAGGAATAATCAATGAAGGGCTATactttctctggaaaataatgaacaACGTGGAAGCTTAGCTCCACTCCAATAGCATGTtgtggaacacaccttccacatcgttcattattttccatagaacgcatagcccctcgttgatCATCTCTTACCTGACGTGCAGAGCCCGTGGTCTAGCAGTAACTCTTATGGCCAGTCATATACTGCTCTGCATTGGAGACCAGGGATCAATCCCTGTGTTGTCCCACTTGCCTGTCTCCTCCTCACTGTGCCATTACAATTAGCCCATCCACCTATAGCTCCTCCTCTGGTCCCTATGCTTCCTAACACACAATGACTTCCCTATGCTTTTTAACATACATTCCTCTTGACAATTATTTTCCTTGACAAtagaaatgtaaatgtataacaaACAGAACAATGAAGAATTAACGTTACATTATTAAGTTACACTATTGACTTTTACTACTCTAACTGAACTTTTGGCCATGGAGAAAAGCTGAAGTAATTTCACTCTAATCTTTTTAGTTTTGATACCATATATTACTGGGTTCAGACCTGGAGGAAATATGACAAATATCATTCCTGCAAATGTCTGAAGTAGGAGAGGAGTGTTCGGTATTCGATACACAAGGACAACAATGATACCTGAGAACTCATAGATTAGAAAGACAAGCAGGTGTGTGGCACATGTATGCAAGGCCTTTAGCTTGGCATCAGAGTCACTACTTTTAAAGCATGTGAATAGAATGAATGAGTAGGAGAACACCACAGAAAAAGCCCCTCCCCCATGGAGTACACCTGTGATAAATAAGCCATAGATGTTGTTCACTGTGGTGTCTGTTGCACAGGTCAGTCTTAACAGGGACACATTGTCACAATAGATGTTCACAATAACTGTTTTACAAACAGGGAAACGCAACGTGAGCCCGAACAGGATCCCAACCAGTAGAAAGTCAATCAGCCAAGCAGAGGCGATGAGACTTACAACAGTGTTCTTATTCATGATGGAGTGGTACCTTAGTGGATGACAGATAGCTATGTAGCGATCAAACGACATGATAGACAATATGAGAAGTGTCGCTCCGCCATACATATGAATACAGAAAGCCTGAATCAAGCATGCTGGGTAAGTGATGTGCATATCTTCAGACAATACATATGACATGACCCTTGGAATCATGGCACTGATACCGATCAAGTCATTGATGGATAAGTTAAAAAGGAACAGATACATAGGCCCGTGTAGATTTCTGTTGAAAGCTATAACCGCAAGCAAAGACAGATTACCAAACAGTGTAAATAAGTAGACGAGAGAGCCTATTAGGACAGTCAAATATTTCCCTTCAGAGGACAAGTCAATTTTGCCCATTATGAAAACAGCGTTGAGTACATCTATGGTTCGGTTCCCCATTCTCCTGTAGCGTTGAACCTCACGGCAGCTTGAAGAGTGCTAAAAATGTCCCAAAACATCAACTTAAATGAACAGCAATTGTTATTCACTGATAGCCTTGGAGATGTAGAGTGCAGAACATCAGTGTTAATAGTTCTGGAAGCATATGGTTGCATGTATATTTATAAGAAAGCTGATCCTGTGCTTTGTGGTTCTACAACCTTACCTCAAACGATTATTGGTCTGTCATTAATAATGTATTAATGTATTTTGGAGGTGGTGATTGGACAATATAATTCAAGGGTGTCAAACTTATTCCATGGAGGGCTGAGTGTCAGTGGGTTTCTGATTTATCCTttaaattaagacctagacaaccaggtcagg comes from Salmo salar chromosome ssa20, Ssal_v3.1, whole genome shotgun sequence and encodes:
- the LOC106581387 gene encoding olfactory receptor 52D1-like; amino-acid sequence: MGNRTIDVLNAVFIMGKIDLSSEGKYLTVLIGSLVYLFTLFGNLSLLAVIAFNRNLHGPMYLFLFNLSINDLIGISAMIPRVMSYVLSEDMHITYPACLIQAFCIHMYGGATLLILSIMSFDRYIAICHPLRYHSIMNKNTVVSLIASAWLIDFLLVGILFGLTLRFPVCKTVIVNIYCDNVSLLRLTCATDTTVNNIYGLFITGVLHGGGAFSVVFSYSFILFTCFKSSDSDAKLKALHTCATHLLVFLIYEFSGIIVVLVYRIPNTPLLLQTFAGMIFVIFPPGLNPVIYGIKTKKIRVKLLQLFSMAKSSVRVVKVNSVT